The following DNA comes from Microcella sp..
TTGCTGGCGTCAGCGACCGACACCTGCAGGGCACGGCGCGTGATCGTGAACGAGCCGCCAGTGCTCGATACGTCGTAGTTTCCGGCAGCAGTGCCGAAGTCGATCCAGTCGAGCTCGATCGCATACTCGCCCACCGCGGTAGGTTGCGCTGCACTCGACTCGCCCTCGCCCTCGCTGTAGAGGAACGTGGCGCCGATCACATCATGCCCCGGCAAGAGCCCGGTTGCCGTCACGCCGATCTCGGCTTCAGGGTCGAGATAGGCGATCTCTGCGGAACCGACCTGCACGAACACGTGCTTCGGATCGATCGTGAGCAGGCCAGTGCCATAGGTGATGTCGTAGTTCGCGGCGTTGCCGCCCACGATCTGCACTGCCGTCGCGGTGCCGGTGTAGTCACCAGCGTCGCGCGGGGTCGCGGTCGCCTCGGGCAGTTCGACCGTCACCGTGCCCAGGGTGTCGCTGAACGCGAGCGACCCCGCGAGCACTCGAGGCGACCAGCCCGTGATCGGGTCACCGTACGTGAGGGTGAGGTCGTTGATGCCGACCGTGATCGGTCGCGGGTCGATGCGCAACTGGCCCGACTCGGTCTCGACGATCTCGTAGTTGAGCGTGGGGCTCTCGCCGTCGGCGTGAATGTCGTAGAACGCGACGTCTTCGCCCGGGTCGCGAGAGATGGTGAGTTCGAGCTCGTCATCGCCGACGAGGCCCTGCGCGATGACCGTGAACTGCGGGTCGTCATCGCCGTAGTACTTCACCGCATCGGCGACGCTCACAGAGATGGGCTTGGGAGTGATGAAGAGTCGGCCATCGACAATGGTCATGAGGTAGTTCGGTCCTGCATCGGCGTCACCCGTGATGCGGTAGCCGAGGTTCGCCGGGCGCACATCCTCTCCTGCATCCCGAACGAGCAGGTCTTCGAGCACGTCTCCCTCGACGAGTGAGCCGGTCGTGATCTGGTAGGTGAACTCGGGGTCGACCTGGCCGTACTGCTTCTGCACGTCGTCGATCGTGATCGTGATCGGGCGCGGGTCGATGCGGAAGCTGTCTCCGATGTAGAGGAAGTCGTAGTTGTCGGTGTTCTCGCCCACATCGGCGTTGCGCGGGGTCACGGTGTAGTCACCGGCACCGGTCGGCGCCGCGAGAGTGGGACCGAAAGAACTGCCCGAGCGCAGAGTGCCCTGGTAGACCAGTTCGACGCCGTGCAGCTCGTCGCCCTCGATGAGACCCGTCGCCGTGGTCGTGATCGACTCGGTCGAACCGTAGACGCGGTCGGCGATCGTCGTGCGCACCGTGGCCGACTGACCGATGATCGTGAAGGTGCCGGAAAGACGCTCGAGCGAGTAGTCGGCGCGACGGCCCGGGTCGAGGGTCACGTCGTCGACGGTGATCGTGTACACCCCGGCGCGAGTCGGAGGCGTCGTCGAGTAGTAGTACTCGCCCGAGAAGATGTAGCGCACCGAGGCGATGGTGTCGCCGCCCCGCAGTCCGCTCGTCGTCGACGTGAAGACCGGGGTCGGGTCGCCGTAGTTGATGGTCGTGTCGTCAGGGTCGATCGTGAGCGTCGCGTAGGCAGTGAGGCATGAGGCGATCTCGAAGGCCCCCGCGCCCGTCGACGGGTAGACGACGACGGTCGGGTTGCCCGGTGCGAGCGACGGAGGCACCTCGAAGCGCACCGAGGTGTCGGTGCTGCTGACGACCTCGGCGATGACGCCACCGATCGTCACGACGGGCGTGCCATCGCCGAAACCTGTACCCGTGACGGTCACGTCTCCGGGGTTCTCATCGAGGTAGAGGTAGCGCGGCGAGACAGCACTGCAGCTGTCGATCACCGGCGGGTAGGGCACGGTGAGGGCGTAGTTGAGAAGCGCGAAGCCCTCGTTCGTCGTGACCCGCAACTGGTAGACGCCCGACGCCAGCGCAGGGGTACGGAAAGTCACGCGTCCTTGATCGACGACGGTGAGGTCGCTGACGGCGTACACCACTCCGCCACGCTCGAACCAGACGCTTGCCGCCACATCGTTGCTGCCGAGAAAGTGCTCGCCGAGCACGGTGACGAGGGTGCCGCCCGACTGCGGTGCGCGCACCGGCAGCGACGACGTGATGATGGGGGTGCGAATCTCGGGCACGTACCGGTAGCCGGCGCTCAGCACACCGTTTCCGGAGCCCTGCGCGGGCGTCACGCGCACGTCGGCGGCTCCTGTTCCCGCGGGAGTCACGACCGTGATGCGCGTGCTGGACTGCAACTGGAGGCTCGTCGCGGGCACCCCGCCAAACGTCACGCTCGGCGTTCCCGAGCCGAAGCCTTCACCGGTGATCGTCACCGTGGTGCCGCCGCTCTCGGGACCCGCCTCGGGCAGCAGCGACTGCACGAGCGCCGCACGATAGGTGAAGGCGTTGAGCTTGGGCAGGGGCGTGCCGCCCTGCGGCGTCACGACGACATCGGCAGCACCGACGGTGCCGGGCGGAACGGTCACGTAGATGAACTCGTCGGTGCTGCTCGTGACGGTCGCAGGCACACCGTCGAACGTCACGGCAGGGGTACCCTCGCCGAAGCCGCGACCGACGATGGTCACGGAGGCGTCCCCGGCCGAGTAGCCCCAGTTGGGCGAGACGGCTGAGAAGGTGGGGGGCGCGGTGTAGGTGAAACCATCGGTCGAGACGACTCGGCCGGTCTGCATGGTCACGCTGAGGTCGGCGGCGCCGAGCGTGCCGGGAGGCGCGACGGCGACAATGCTCGTGGGGCTGTGCGAGATGATCGCCGCTGCGCACGCAGTGCCGAAGCGCACCACCGGTGTCGTGCTGCCGAAGCCCGTGCCGCTGATCGTGACGCTTGTGCCGCCGGCGGTGATGCCGCTCGAGGGCGAGATCGACGAGATGGTCGGTGTCGTGGTGGCCGCGGCATAGGTGACGGCGTTGGTCAGGGTGGCTGTGCCGCCCCGTGTGTCAGGCGCCACCGTGACGGTGGCCGGCCCGGCAAAGCCATCAGGCGCAACCGCGGTGAGCTGGGTGTCGCTCGTGCGCACCACGCACGTCGCAGGCCGGCCGCCCACGGTCACCACGGGGGTGCCGCTCGCACCGAAACCCGAGCCCGCCACGGTGATGAGCCCTCCGCCGTTGATCAGCACCGTGCTCGGCGAGACGGACGAGATCGAGGGCACTGCCGCATAGGTGTACCCGCGCGGCAGAGTCGCTGCGCCCGCTGCGTTCGTGACGCGCACCGACACCGCGGCGGCGGCGGCGCCCGCAGGCACGCGCACGACCATCGAGGTGCCGCCCGCCACCACCGACTGCACGGCCGCAGCGTTGTCGCCGAAGGTCACCGTAGTGGAAGGGGTGAAGTTCGTTCCCGTGATGGTGACGTTCTCGCCACCGGCGAGGGGGCCGCGGTTCGGGGTGACCGCGGTGATCGTGGGGGCGGTCGGCACCGCCGCGTAGGTGTAGTTCAGCGAACCGGTGGCCGTCAGCGCGGGGCTCACGGCCGTGATGCGCACGACAACGGGGGCGCTGCCGACGACGCCCGAGGGAGTGGTGGCCTGGATGCTCGTGCTCGAGACCCGTGTGATCGCGGTTGCCGAAACACCACCGATCGTCACGCTCGGCGTGCCGGTGACGCCGAAGCCCGCACCCGTGATGGTCACGCGCGTGCCACCGGTCTCGGGGCCCGAGGTCGGAGTCATGGAGGTCACGGTGGGCTGGAGGTAGCGGTAGGCGTCGTCGCGCTGCACGACCTGGGTCGAGGTGACGACGGCGACATCGACAGTGCCCGGTGCACGCTGGGGCGCACGGATCGTGATCGAGCTGCCGTTCGCGCCGCGATCGACGAACGACCAGTGATCGATCTCGACCGAGCCGAAGCGCACGTGGGTGACGGCGTAGAGACCCGAACCACCGATCGTGACGAGCTCGCCGCCGGGCGCAGAGCCCTCACTCGGAGCGACGGTCGTGATGGTGGGCGCGGCGAAGCTCGAGCGGTATTCGAAGGCTCCGACGCGCGTGATCGGCTCGCCGCCTTGAGGAGTTACAGCCACGGTCGCTGCTCCGGCACTGCCCGCGGGTGTCACGGCGGTGACGAGCGTGTCGCTGTGCCGCACGACTGATGTGGCGGGGTTGCCGCCGATCGTCACAACTGGAGTGCCACTGTCACCGAAGCCCGTACCGACGATCTCGATGGCTGTGCCGCCCAAGGTCGTGCCCTGATCGGGCGCGACACTCGTGATCGAGCCAGAGCTAGCCCACGCAGGAGCCGTCGCGGCGGGTGCGATGAGCGAGACTCCGATAAGCACAGCGAGTAAGGCTGCGAGAGGGCGAACCGGGCGGACAAGAGACAGGAAAGGCCGGGGGGTCGACGCCATGGGATTCTCTCTCCGTTGATGTACGCCGATCGCTCGTGAGCAGCGCTCCACGACCGCACTTCGCCCAGTCGGCGAAGCGAGTTCAGGTCACGCCACGGTATTGGCCTTGAATCGTGTTCACAACGGGAGGAGTTCGCTCTGCGAACGACACCCCCCGAATGCGGGACCCCTGCGCGAGGGGTGTCGAGAAGGCCTGGTGCGCAGCATCAGCGTGAACGCATGCGCGTGACACACTGAGCCCGTGAGCAATCGTTCGATCCGCGTTGAGGCACTCATCGACGCGGACCTGGAGAGGGTGTGGAAGCTCACGCAAGACCCCGAGCTACATGCGCGGTGGGATGCCCGCTTCAGCCGCATCGTGCCCACCGAGCAGGGCGGCGACGGCCTGTGGCGGTTCACGTACGAGCGCCGCCTGCTGGTGCGCACGATTCGAGGCACGGGCATCTCGCTCGGCTCGCGCGAGGGCTCAGACGGCGCCCGCACCTCGGCCCTGCGATTCACGACGACCGATAGGCTCTCGCCCCTGCGCGATGGCCGCGGCTACTGGCGCTACGAGCCCGTCGACGGCGGGGTGCGGTTCATCACCGGCTACGACTACGAACCAGGCTGGGGCGCCCTGCTCGACAGGTTCGTCGTGCGGCGACTCGTGGCGTGGATGACCGCCGCGAGCTTCGCGCGCCTGCGCCGGTGGGCCGAGGCCGATGAGCCGCCCGAGCGCTGGCCGCTGTGGAAGATGGCGCTGCCGGGGGCGCGCGACCGACCGCGAGCATCCGACTGCCTCTGGAGCATCGGGAGGCCGACCGCGATGGCCGACGCCCCCGCCTCGCTCGCGACCCTGGACGCACCGTGACGTCGACCGGCACCGCGCGCAGCATGTTCGCCACCGCCATGGGTGGCGACTTCGACCGCCTGCATCCGATGCTGCAGCGCCGCTTCGGCGTGAGCCTCGCAGGCGGCTACGCGTGCGTCGGGCGCGGCGTCATGACGCGCATCAGGCGCGGGCCGTGGTGGACGGTTCCGTTCATGCACATCGGGCGCATCCGCAACATCCTGGCCCCCTACCCCGGCGATGAGGTGCCGTTCACGGTCGAGAACTACCCGTACGTCGACCCGTTCGGGCGCGAGACGGTGACCTTCGTGCGCACCTTCGCCTACCCCGACCGACCCGGCAAGCCCGGGCGATTCGACGCAACGATGATCCTCGGTCAGAACGGGCGCGTCGTCGACTACCTCGGAACCCACCAGCACCTCGCGGTCGACCTCGAGCTGACCGCAGAGCCCGACGGCTCGCTGCGCTTGCGATCAGATGCTCAGCGCTTCTACGCCGGGCCCCTCGCGTTCCGCTTTCCGATGCTGTTCTCGGGCCGCGCCGACCTGCACGAGTCGTTCGACGACGACACCGGCGAGTTCGTCATCCGGCTCGAGGTACGCAACCGCGCTTTCGGCTTCCTCTTCGGGTACGAGGGTCGCTTCACGTGCCAGTTCCCGCCCGTGGGCGATGCTCCGCCCGCGCATGTGCTGCCGGTGCGGCACGAGCGCCGCGAATAGCCGTCGCTACGACGCTCGAGTGCGCTCGCCCTCATCGACGGCGTGTGCTCCGAACGCTCGACGGTAATCGCGTGGCGTGGTGTGCAGCGTGCGCAGGAAGTGGTGTCGCAGCACTGACGCCGTGCCGAAGCCGCAGAGCCGCGCGATCTCGTCGACCGAGTGCTGACTCTGCTCGAGCAGGTGCTGCGCGCGCAGGGTGCGCTGCCGGTTGAGCCACGCCGCGGGGCTCGTGCCGAGTTCTGAGCGAAAACGGCGCGAGAAGGTTCTGCTCGACATGTGGGCCTGACGGGCGAGTTGGTCTACCGTGAGCTCGTCGTCGAGATGATCGAGCATCCATTCGGTCAGTCGGCTGAACGGAGACTCGTCTGCGTGGCGAGGAGGCGGGGCGATGTACTGGCTCTGTCCGCCATCGCGCTGCGGCGGCACGACCATGCGGCGAGCGATGACTGTTGCCGCCGCGGCACCGAGCTCGCGCCGCACGAGGTGCAGGCAGGCATCAATGCCGGCAGCCGTGCCCGCCCCTGTGATGACCCGTCGGTCTTCGACGAAGAGCACATCAGCATCGACCGTGGTGCGAGGGTATGCGCGTTGCATCTCATCGGCGTACATCCAGTGCGTGGCGCTGCGTCGGCCATCGAGAATGCCCGACTCTCCGAGTACGAACGAGCCGCTGCAGACGCTCAGCACCCACGCACCGCGAGCTTCTGCCGCTCTGATGACCTTGAGATACCGCTCGTCGACGGGCCCGATGCTGCGTGCGGAGACCGCGATGAGGTCGGCGTGCGCCGCGACTGAGAGATCGTTCTCGACAACGATGTCGAAGCCCATGCTCGTCGGCACGGGGCCCGGTTCGGCGGTGGCGACGCAGAAGTCGAAGGCCGGGCCACCCATGGCCGTGCGATCGAGTCCGAACACCTCGCACAGAACGCCGAACTCGAATGGCGCTACCCCGGGAATCGCCAAAGCGACCACGGACGTGAGCATGGCGACACCACCTCCCGCACCAGGATGGCATGAAATCACTGAACTGTGTCATTTCTGCCACTCGTGGCTCAGTCTTGGCGACCATAGATTTTCAGCCATGACCTCGCTGATCCTTCTCCTCACTCTCGCGGTGGGAGCGATCGCGGGCACGGTGAGCGCCGTGCATCGCGACGGGTACCGCCGTGCACCTGACCGTCGACCGTTGCGGGAGTACGAGCGCGACGAGCCGTACGCAGCCTGGAGCGATCGCGCATAGAGCGTGCGGGGCGCGATACACGCTCGTCGCGCGCCGCACACGGCGACGGCCCTGCCGCCCCATCCAGGGGAGCGGCAGGGCCGTCGTTCTTCGTTACGGCTAAAGCGCCGCGATGACCTCACGCATGAGCGCTGCCGTCTCGCTCGGCGTCTTGCCGACCTTGACTCCGGCGGCCTCGAGGGCCTCCTTCTTCGCTTGGGCGGTGCCCGCCGAGCCACTGACGATCGCGCCAGCGTGACCCATGGTCTTGCCCTCAGGAGCCGTGAAGCCAGCGACGTATCCGACTACAGGCTTCGTGACGTTGGACTTGATGAAGTCGGCCGCGCGCTCTTCGGCGTCGCCGCCGATCTCGCCGATCATGACGATCGCCTTCGTCTCCGGATCGGCCTCAAAGGCCGCGAGAGCATCGATGTGCGTCGTGCCGATGATGGGGTCGCCGCCAATGCCGATCGCGGTCGAGAAGCCCAGATCGCGCAGCTCGTACATCATCTGGTAGGTCAGCGTGCCCGACTTCGACACGAGGCCGATGGGGCCCTTGCCCGTGATGTTGGCGGGCGTGATGCCGACCAACGCCTCGCCCGGCGTGATGATGCCGGGGCAGTTCGGGCCGATGATGCGCGTGGCGTTGCCCTTCGCCTGAGCGTGCGCCCAGATCTCGGCGGTGTCGAGCACGGGGATGCCCTCGGTGATGATGACGAGCAGCGGGATGCCCGCGTCGATCGCCTCGAACGCGGCGTCTTTCGAGAACGCCGGCGGCACAAAGGCGATCGAGACGTCGGCGCCCGTGGCCGACATGGCCTCGGCGACGGTGGCGAAGACGGGAAGCTCGACGGTCGAGCCATCGGCCGCGGTGTGGGTCACGGTCGTGCCGGCCTTGCGGGCGTTGACACCGCCGACGACCTGCGTGCCAGCCTTGAGCATGAGGGCGGTGTGCTTCGTGCCCTCACCGCCCGTGATGCCCTGCACGATGACTTTCGAATCCTTGTTGAGGAAGATCGACATTGTTCGCGTATCCCTTACTTCGCAGCCAGTTCAGCAGCCTTGTCGGCGCCCTCGTCCATGGAGCTCGCGAGCGTCACGAGCGGGTGGTTGGCGGCCGCGAGAATGCGGCGGCCCTCTTCGACGTTGTTGCCGTCGAGCCTCACGACGAGCGGCTTGGTCGCCGTGTCGCCGAGCATCTCGAGCGCCGCAACGATGCCGTTGGCCACCGCGTCGCACGCCGTGATGCCGCCGAAGACGTTGACGAACACGCTCTTGACCTGCGGGTCGCCGAGAATGACGTCGAGGCCCGCGGCCATGACCTCGGCCGAGGCTCCACCGCCGATGTCGAGGAAGTTCGCCGGCTTGACGCCGCCGTGAGCCTCACCCGCGTAGGCGACGACGTCGAGCGTCGACATGACGAGCCCGGCGCCGTTGCCGATGACGCCGACCTCGCCGTCGAGCTTCACGTAGTTGAGATCGTGCTGCTTGGCCTTCGCCTCGAGCGGGTCAGCAGCATCCTTGTCTTCCAGAGCCTCGTGACCCGGCTGACGGAATGCGGCGTTCTCATCGATGCTGACCTTGCCGTCGAGCGCCACGATGTCGCCGGCGCCCGTGAGCACGAGCGGGTTGACCTCGACGAGCGTCGCGTCTTCTTTCACGTACACGTCGTAGAGCGTCACGAAGACGGGGGCGACCTTGTCGACGAGCTCGGCCGGAAACTTCGCGGCGACCGCGATCTCGCGGGCTTTCTCGAGCGTGATGCCGACACCGGGGTCGACCGCGATGCGCGCGAGCGCCTCGGGGCGCTCTTCGGCGAGCTGTTCGATCTCCATGCCGCCCTCGAAGCTGCACAGCGCCAGGTAGTTGCGATTGGCGCGATCGAGCAGCACCGAGAAGTAGTACTCCTCCTTGATGTCGGCTCCCTGCGCGACCATGACGCGCTTGACGACGTGGCCCTTGATGTCGAGGCCGAGAATGTCGCGGGCTGCTGCCTCGGCGTCATCCGCGGTCTTGGCGACCTTCACGCCGCCGGCCTTGCCGCGGCCGCCCACCTTGACCTGCGCCTTGACGACGGTCACGCCGCCGATCGACTCGGCTGCCGCCCTCGCCTCTTCAGGGGTGTCGGCGATGATGCCCTGCAGCACGGGAACACCGTGCTTCTCGAAGAGGTCTCGGGCCTGATACTCGAAAAGATCCACGCTGTTCGTCCCATCCGCGTGCGAAAAAAGGGCTGATGCGATCGATCTCTCGATGTCGAGAGAAATCGCAGGCTCTACTCTACCGCCGCCCAGCAAAGGCCTCGACCGGCGACCAAGTCGACCCCGCCCTCAACCGGCGTCGTCGCGCCGCACGATCAGCACGGTCACATCGTCGGCGGAGAAACCGCGAGCGCGGGCGCGGATCGCCTCGATGATCTCCCACGGATCCCGCGAGAGCATCGCCAGCGCCACGAGGTTGTCGAGCGAGGCGAGCGTGCCGTCATAGAGGTCGAGCACACCGTCGCTCACGACGATGAGGGTGTCGCCCGGGTCGAGATCGACCGTCTGCTGCGTCCACTCTGTCTCGGGGTCGACGCCCAGGGGCGGCGCGGTCGACGTGAGCCGCTGCGATGAGCCGTCGGCGCGCGACACGATCGAGAGGCCGTGGCCGGCATCCACGTAGGTCAGCGTGCCCGAATCCATGTCGAGGCGCGCGTGAAAAGCCGTGACGAAAACGCCGGCGTTGTCGAGATCGATCGAGAGCGCCGCCGAGGCCGCGTCGACCGCGCCGACCACATCGGCGAACCGGGCAGCCGACCTCAGCACTGCGCGCACCGTCGCGGCGATGATCGACGCCGCGATGCCCTTGCCCATGGCATCGGCGAGCGTGAAAGCCGCCCCTTCGCCCACCGGGTACCAGTCATAGAAGTCGCCCCCGACGGCTCGCGCGGGAATGCAGACACCCGCGATCTGCCACCCCGGCATGCTCAGCAGCTTCTGCGGCAGCAGGCCCTGCTGCACTTCGGATGCTCGGCTGAGCTCTTGGCTCACCGTCAGCTCTTGCTGCACCCACGCAGCGAGGTCGCGCAGCATCTCAGTCTCGCGCGCCGAGAAGTGGCGCGGCTGCGAGTCGTAGACGCAGAACGCGCCGATGCGCTCGCCGCCGGGCGCGTAGAGCGGAAAGCCCGCGTAGAACCTCAGAGTGTCAGGATTCGCCTTGGCAGCGAAGCGCTCATCAGCAAGGAGGTCGGGCACCACGAGCGCCTCGTCAGACTGCACAGTGATCGTGCACATCGACTCGCTGCGGGCAATCTCCTCTGAGCCGAGACCCGTCAGCGACTTGGACCACTGACGGTCATGATCGATCATGTTCACGGCCGCCGACTCGACCCCGAACAGTTGCGCGGCGAGGCGCGTCACACGATCGAAGCGCTCTTCGGGAGGCGTGTCGAGAATGCCCATGTCGTCGAGAGCGCGTTGACGAGCCATCTCGTCGATGACTCCGGCGATCGAGATCGACGGCATCGAACGCCGAGCACGCGGGCTCGATGCGCGTCGAGCCCGCACGACCGTCCAGTGATTCGACCCCTCCACGCGGTGGTGCTCGACACTGTCGCTGAGCATCTGCATAAGAGGAAGCCCTCGCCCGCGCTCGGCCATCGACTCGGGCATGGCGCGATCGTCGAGATTCACCCGCTCGACAGAGCCGCTGTCGGTCACGGTGGCCTCGATGCGGTCCTCGAACACCACGATCGAGAGCGAGAAGGCGATGTCGCCGCCCCCGTTAGCGTGCTCGATGACGTTCGCCGCCAGCTCGACGATGGCCAGCT
Coding sequences within:
- a CDS encoding SRPBCC family protein, producing MSNRSIRVEALIDADLERVWKLTQDPELHARWDARFSRIVPTEQGGDGLWRFTYERRLLVRTIRGTGISLGSREGSDGARTSALRFTTTDRLSPLRDGRGYWRYEPVDGGVRFITGYDYEPGWGALLDRFVVRRLVAWMTAASFARLRRWAEADEPPERWPLWKMALPGARDRPRASDCLWSIGRPTAMADAPASLATLDAP
- a CDS encoding DUF4166 domain-containing protein, which encodes MTSTGTARSMFATAMGGDFDRLHPMLQRRFGVSLAGGYACVGRGVMTRIRRGPWWTVPFMHIGRIRNILAPYPGDEVPFTVENYPYVDPFGRETVTFVRTFAYPDRPGKPGRFDATMILGQNGRVVDYLGTHQHLAVDLELTAEPDGSLRLRSDAQRFYAGPLAFRFPMLFSGRADLHESFDDDTGEFVIRLEVRNRAFGFLFGYEGRFTCQFPPVGDAPPAHVLPVRHERRE
- a CDS encoding GlxA family transcriptional regulator, producing MLTSVVALAIPGVAPFEFGVLCEVFGLDRTAMGGPAFDFCVATAEPGPVPTSMGFDIVVENDLSVAAHADLIAVSARSIGPVDERYLKVIRAAEARGAWVLSVCSGSFVLGESGILDGRRSATHWMYADEMQRAYPRTTVDADVLFVEDRRVITGAGTAAGIDACLHLVRRELGAAAATVIARRMVVPPQRDGGQSQYIAPPPRHADESPFSRLTEWMLDHLDDELTVDQLARQAHMSSRTFSRRFRSELGTSPAAWLNRQRTLRAQHLLEQSQHSVDEIARLCGFGTASVLRHHFLRTLHTTPRDYRRAFGAHAVDEGERTRAS
- the sucD gene encoding succinate--CoA ligase subunit alpha — translated: MSIFLNKDSKVIVQGITGGEGTKHTALMLKAGTQVVGGVNARKAGTTVTHTAADGSTVELPVFATVAEAMSATGADVSIAFVPPAFSKDAAFEAIDAGIPLLVIITEGIPVLDTAEIWAHAQAKGNATRIIGPNCPGIITPGEALVGITPANITGKGPIGLVSKSGTLTYQMMYELRDLGFSTAIGIGGDPIIGTTHIDALAAFEADPETKAIVMIGEIGGDAEERAADFIKSNVTKPVVGYVAGFTAPEGKTMGHAGAIVSGSAGTAQAKKEALEAAGVKVGKTPSETAALMREVIAAL
- the sucC gene encoding ADP-forming succinate--CoA ligase subunit beta, translated to MDLFEYQARDLFEKHGVPVLQGIIADTPEEARAAAESIGGVTVVKAQVKVGGRGKAGGVKVAKTADDAEAAARDILGLDIKGHVVKRVMVAQGADIKEEYYFSVLLDRANRNYLALCSFEGGMEIEQLAEERPEALARIAVDPGVGITLEKAREIAVAAKFPAELVDKVAPVFVTLYDVYVKEDATLVEVNPLVLTGAGDIVALDGKVSIDENAAFRQPGHEALEDKDAADPLEAKAKQHDLNYVKLDGEVGVIGNGAGLVMSTLDVVAYAGEAHGGVKPANFLDIGGGASAEVMAAGLDVILGDPQVKSVFVNVFGGITACDAVANGIVAALEMLGDTATKPLVVRLDGNNVEEGRRILAAANHPLVTLASSMDEGADKAAELAAK
- a CDS encoding SpoIIE family protein phosphatase gives rise to the protein MTELVSRTVRLSSPPDSVDTVQDLLATIWAQTPGLDDADRMAAELAIVELAANVIEHANGGGDIAFSLSIVVFEDRIEATVTDSGSVERVNLDDRAMPESMAERGRGLPLMQMLSDSVEHHRVEGSNHWTVVRARRASSPRARRSMPSISIAGVIDEMARQRALDDMGILDTPPEERFDRVTRLAAQLFGVESAAVNMIDHDRQWSKSLTGLGSEEIARSESMCTITVQSDEALVVPDLLADERFAAKANPDTLRFYAGFPLYAPGGERIGAFCVYDSQPRHFSARETEMLRDLAAWVQQELTVSQELSRASEVQQGLLPQKLLSMPGWQIAGVCIPARAVGGDFYDWYPVGEGAAFTLADAMGKGIAASIIAATVRAVLRSAARFADVVGAVDAASAALSIDLDNAGVFVTAFHARLDMDSGTLTYVDAGHGLSIVSRADGSSQRLTSTAPPLGVDPETEWTQQTVDLDPGDTLIVVSDGVLDLYDGTLASLDNLVALAMLSRDPWEIIEAIRARARGFSADDVTVLIVRRDDAG